In the Necator americanus strain Aroian chromosome X, whole genome shotgun sequence genome, cctttaagaatcaAGAATAAAATACGTGTTTGTGGGCTTCATCGAAAATTTTGTCAACTTGGTTTCCAGTGGAATCCGTTCTTAGGAAAGCTTTCTTTGGTTTTGTCAAATATATTTTCTAGGTTTTACTGCCATGTCTCCACTCATTCTGTGTGGTATGTGTTGCTCAGGAGATGGAATTCCGCCCGCAATTCAGTTGCCCAATTTGCAAAGCTCGAATAAATCGCCCTCTAGAGGACTCTTGGGAAGTACCAGATCCTCCAAATCCTGCAGAAGTTGTCGCATATCTCAGCAGAGTAGGTAGGGAGTGAAATTGGATTCTTTTTGAATGAAGTCGATTCAGTTGGATGCTGTATGTGAATGTTACGTTGATACTTTGTGCAAAGCATAACATAATTCCATAGTCGAGGACAGAAAGGATGTCTCACACCCAATTATCTTCTATATATTTGAATCATGTATAGATACGATCGCCCCAAATCGTTGAGAATTCCTAATGTACTCGTTGATGGGTGTTTTCATTAGCGCATTTAAAGCTAACTTATGAAGTAATTGGAATGGGGTGATAATACCTGTGAACGTATCGGGTACGTTATACGCATTTGTGTTGTTGCTGGAAATGCTTTTATTCTTTGTGACGTTGTGACATTTCCTGATGGGAGACGGTAGCCACTGGTGAacaattcccttttttttacatccgTGTCAGGAAGGAAATCCGAATGTGGATGAACTTTCGAAAAAGCCTAGTTGAAGTCGACACATTTTGGAAACTTCCGCTAAAACAATGGTTTTTGGTAGCATGATGAAATTGCACCGCTCCTACAGTCAGCGACATCTGCTTCGTTTTCTCGCTTCGCGACTATATATTTGTTCTTCCTTTACTGCTGTGGAACGTTAAGTGAGCAATTGAAATCGACAAATGTAAGCTTACTGAAACATCCTTTTTTAGCTGAACACTCGTATCACTCATTCGTACACTTGTCTGTTTGTTATATAgcatatattttcatatgTGGTGGCCGACTTGTACTACTGACGATTGTCTGATTGTATGGTTATTGAAAGAATAGAGGACAAAATGTTATTGAGTGAATAAAAGTTGATCAACATCTCTGTGATGCGTCAGCACATTCAACTTAGATTTAGAAtgcgtatttatttatttatcactcgccttcaccgatctaTAAGGAATAagagtagcgacatttttttgcaaacttagaattgtttttctttttcaatcaacgctttcttcaacaattttttttaccgaaaatttaagcatagctgaaatttttcacggtttttccctaagcgcgccagttctatatttggagaacaatagaACTTGACttaacatctatgtttctctcgaATCTCCACAGTTTGGAaccattattcgaagtatgagtttcctccgttctcaactattattGCAAAGAACGacgtgctaacatgaaatgacgtgaatatcactatcgtagtgacaaaaataacgttttacttcagatcgcgtaaactgtcgGCTACCATGCATTGTATTTGATCAcccgttcgcacgtgtgtttcctctttttgaagaaaggatgttggcagcatcaggagacatgctgggaaatagatatgcgaatgGACCATAGAAACTCATCCTACAGGCTTGGAGCTCCAGCGCACTAATCCGatgcagtggaacccgtctctcacCACTCCATAGCTTTctgcaccggcgcaccattccgaccacgtgggacccgtcccacctcattttacagctatctggctccggggcacgaattcgacacCGTAGGACCCggctcacccaattttaccgcgttgaggcCCCAGCTCACCAAACCGACACCacggtatccgtctccctctctttttgaaatttcttgagtGAGACGCAGTGTGCAAATGTGGAAGTATAATTCACatgaaagtttatttaccctcactaacatatgggAGAAACTAATTTGCCTTATTAAGATCAACATACATGCCTACAtagctttggacaatggtgaaaaggtacagtgctcgcctatcaggtgcgtGGCGATGGTTTGGCATGTCACgtgtgcagagttttgcaccgttatggagtattttcgtgacacacaaacaaacacacacacggactaagcgcgttattatatagcacgaTTTTTCCATTCAAAAGGATGTGGCAAAGATGAATATAAACAATATACAACTATGAATATGGATATtacatagaaatagaatacAACGAGCAGTGATTTAACAGTTCAAATGAAGAACGTACTACAGAGATGAGGGTACTTTCTATGTTTACGATTCCGGCCAAGATGATGTAGTACTCAAACACACCCAAAACTCAGGAAGTTAAGTGTTAAGACCTGATGAGTTATCAAAGTGTAGGTAAGGTGTAGATGTTAGTAGCATCCATTCACATCAGCCAGCAAGATGTCCCCCTCATAGATGTCAGGTACAGCACAGGAAGTTCGGCGAAAGGGTATACTAGCTCACCCCACTAACCCGGTATGTAGAGATAACAGTACTAGTATTATAAGGCTTGATAAAGAAGTAGAGAGAAACACCAACACTACTCGAACAAAAATTCAGGCAtaaagctttgaaaaatttcgtacTTGTCGGACCCCAATAAAGTAGAAAGCGGATAGCTTCGTTTAAAAATATcggtaaaaaataaaaacaattcgGCTGCTAGGAACATAAGTTTTGAAACAATAACAGAAAGCAAACAGACGAAAGagtaaaacaagaaattaaaggcataCACAGGTAGACATAAAGACGAATTTGGATGAAACACTCCGAAGATCGTAAAGATGATGGGAAAGGCGCTTGAACTTGGGTTTGCGAAAATCGTGTTTTTTGAGGATGGTGAGTTATCCATTGGGAAGGGCTGAAGTTAGGAAAAGAAGTTCGCAGAATTCCAAGGTCAAAAATTAGAGATCAACTTCTCTTAGGCTGCGTTTGAAAATCCTGCTGTTTGTGGCCATAAGTACATACATGACAAGAAGTGGAAGCCATTTAACAGTTCGAATGAAGAACGTACTATAGAGATGAGGGTACTTTCTATGTATACGCAAATGAGAGCGATACAATGACGTGCGGGAGCCAACCAATCTTGACTTTGTAGAAAAACTATGAGTCGCAAGAGGTAAATCAGGTGAATTGAGTGGGCAATGGACAAGAATGCTTTCTCCAGTTAGAAactcctttaagaaaaaaagcattgagTGGAAACGTTGTATTTGCAAACATCACTCCACTCGTAATGCGAAACACATTCCCAACTCTCCCTCGAAATGCTTTTGCTATATTCTTTTGAAGTGCTTGATTATCGGCTTGCCCCTCTGGGGGAATCTGATAAgctttttttgatattttcataCAGCAAACACTGGAGAATATGCTACTTGACTCCAGGAGCTAGTCGAGCTAGTTATTCGTTAGAAACGCACGATGTGCGGTTCTGCCTGTCTATATCGGGGCAGCGTGCGTCTTCATTTTCCGAAGCCGGAGGTTGCAGAACTCGGGTGCGAAGTGCTAGTCTATGCAGCTTATTCCCTCGACTAGTTTTCTTCCAACCACCATCAAACGCTCTCTTAAATGCCCATGCGGTCATAGCAAGACAACGCTAGTTAGAAGAAATGTTCGAACTTAAGTAGAACAATTCCTTCTGAACAACGAAATAAATTCCTGTCGTAAATTTCAGTTTTGTGCCGTTGACTGAGCTGTAAGATAGCACCCAAATTGACATGGCTTTGCTCCCTACTACAATGCGTTGAATATTGCTCAATTTTCCAACAGaggtttcaatttttcatagcTAGTTTTCATCATCTCAGTCAAAAACCTTCGCGTACGGCAATCTGTAGAGTCCTGCCCCTTCATTAGTTCTTTGAGTTGAAGCTGAGCGAGAAGAAACTCTTGTGATGGTTTTTGCAGTATAAAGAAAACTATTCAAGCTCACCTCAAAGTGGCCGTTTATTAGAACTTGGACGCGCAATTTCATGAAACgttccaaattattttttaactaTTAGATTACGTTTGCAAAAATGCTACATACAGTGATGATGACTagggaaaaaatttctaatgaaTGTTATGTTAGAGTAAAATTGACGCAAAAAATGTTAGAGTAAAATTGACGCAGCAAAAGTTTTGCTGGAGGTTTCCTGTTTGAACCCAGAATTCAGAAAACGGTGCTACATTAAAACATCACTGAAAGCAAAGCAGTTCAGAAACCTTAGGGAACATACCTGAGTGGATCGAAATTTGCCACTAAATGCGCAGTTGATGCCGACTCGAAGATGCTCATTTTTAATATTGACAAAGATTTCTCATGGATGAAGATCTCGTGAAAATACATAAGTATTAggtggcccgtcttcactggacatGCGGGCTCCAGCATCTTTTCCGGTCATTTCTTTATCGCTATCCTCGcccaaaatgttttcaaatttcgtgagtgacgttgaccaGGTCCTCTTGCCGtgtccagctgagctctcagctggtccatccgtatagcgaacacgtcaccccatctcgttggcgatTTCTCTGCAGCAGCAAACATCTCTCCATCTCGTTGGTAACCCCTCTATAGGGCATTTAGCACCGATTGTAATTCAcactagcgttcttttagtctatctctcgtcgattcttctcataaagtGACCGGCCCATGTATGCTTAGCTTTCGATaaatattccgctgggtcgcgaagacgggacattcttCTTacgtcggagctgcgaagaccatctaagtgttgtgtgcgccggttaaacttcagaagacatttctcaagggctctgtgggtagtaagtagcttcctagacgtggcggcggtgtctgcccacgtctccgctgcgtaacagagcgctggaagaactgtcgagccgaacagatgggcacgaagatcttggccCGTCCGTTGGTCCGTAActtccctgacgggtgcgaatgctgcccatgctgctctcattcttctactcagttcttccttcaagtcgatttccatgttcatagaacgtctgaggtatacgtatgacgaagtttccacgatttgggagccttcaagttgtactcctccgtcctcttCCACACTTCGTTCAGTTCCTTCAGCATCgtctctgcttcattggtataTCGTGAAAAGAGAACGACGTCGTCcacaaaacgaaggttcgaaaggaATCTTTCATCAACACGTACGCCTCTTTCTTCCCATCAAAATGATTTCATTGCTCATTGCAATGCGGCCGTGAACAGCAtaggcgatatagtatcgccttgttgTACCTTTTTTCCAATAGGTATGGTGagggggcggtggaaaagctgtatcttcgtggtgcatcgatcgtagttATTGGCTAATGCCCTCACATACgaagcgtccacaccttgatcgactagcgctgacagtattccattcgtttctacgctgtcaaaggttttctcatagtcgacgaaggttagaacaagaggccctgcaaacctctatgatcctcgacacggtctggatgtggtccgagcagctgaacccctgacggaatccagcttgtttgTGAGGCTGTGCTTAGAGTAGTATATTAGGATGGAATATATTAGGGGGATATTAGGTATATGAAGAGGTATATTATTTGAAGTAAGAAGTCCTGAGCGTTTTCGCTAGATGTATTTAGTGAGCAATATTTGACGAGGGGTAAACATCAATTCGGGTCATACTACACAGCGGTTTCAAGATGACATCACGAGTacaaaaaccgaaaaagatCGTGCTCCAATCGCGATGAGCCGGTCCAAAGAATTGCTAAGCCCGGATTAAAGGACAtgttttttgaaggttttgcTGTGTGTTTGGTGGGACTGGAAGGGAATCATCCACTATGAGCTCCTCCCATCGTACCAAACACTCAATTTGGAACTCTACTGTCAACAACTGACCGGACAGACAACGAACTGACTGtctgtggcgcagtcggttagaggtccattgtagccacacgctcgagggttcgaaaccgccctagtgcaaaccaagcctttcatcgctccggggtcgataaattggtgccacacttgtctgggattataaaaacattgacttgatcgtcggctggcccccgcaatcattgtataggccaacacgcgttcaaaAACTTCATCCATTACGAAtcccagtaaaacgcgttggctcatcccaagtggattgatacgccagtgactttatcctttatatatatatatatatatatatatatatatatatatatataccagcctgaacgtccggctaaagccggacatcaggcttattttggtgttcgcttcgctcgccttcaccgatcagtgagaaataacagtagcgaaaTTTGTtgggaaattagaattgctatTTTCTGCCaactcttttttcaactttttttttacgcgaaaatttaagcatagatgaaagattttatggtttttccctaaacgcatcggttctatatttggaaCAAAAGAACTTGATttaacatctatgtttctctcaaatcgcCACATTTTGGAACCATTATTCGAAgaatgagtttcctccgttaaCAGCTATTAGcaaaactaacttgccttatcaaagccaaaaTACATAGTGACATAGTTttagacaatggtgaaaaggtagagtgctcgcctatcaggtgcatggcgatggttcggcacctcaccggtgcggagttttgcatcattatggagtattttcgtgacacacagacaaacacacacacacacacacacacacacacacacacacacacacacacacaccacacacacacacacacacacacacacacacacacacacacacacacacacacacacacacacacacacacacacacacacacacacacacacacacacacacacacacacacacacacacacacacacacacacacacacacacacacacacacacacacaccacacacacacacacaccacacacacacacacacacacacacacacacacacacacacacacacacacacacacacacacacacacacacacacacacacacacacacacacacacacacacacacacacacacacacacacacacacacacacggactaagcgtgattatatagcatgatatatgGACATACTTTGACTTGATCGGCGGACGGGTGTCATCGGACGTAACAATTAGCTAATGTCCTCATCATGACGCGTCCACACCCTGATCAACAAGCGCTGGCAGCAttccattcgtttctacgctgttgAAGGCTTCCTCATTGTCGACAAAGCTTAGAATAAGGGACAACCGGATTCCCGGCAatcctctatgaccctcgacatggtctggatgtggtccaagcaactgg is a window encoding:
- a CDS encoding hypothetical protein (NECATOR_CHRX.G22185.T2), translated to MEIDLKEELSRRMRAAWAAFAPVREVTDQRTGQDLRAHLFGSTVLPALCYAAETWADTAATSRKLLTTHRALEKCLLKFNRRTQHLDGLRSSDVRRMSRLRDPAEYLSKAKHTWAGHFMRRIDER
- a CDS encoding hypothetical protein (NECATOR_CHRX.G22185.T1); the encoded protein is MNMEIDLKEELSRRMRAAWAAFAPVREVTDQRTGQDLRAHLFGSTVLPALCYAAETWADTAATSRKLLTTHRALEKCLLKFNRRTQHLDGLRSSDVRRMSRLRDPAEYLSKAKHTWAGHFMRRIDER